ATGGCAAGGGGCAAGGGGAGCAGGTCAAAAACCCATTCAGCCTCAGGGAATTAGCACCCGATCGCCAGCGCGGTGTATTTCCGCATCGTGGAAAAATCGCGGGGCGTGCCGGATTTCCCCAATCTTTTCAAAGCTGCCATGCATCGTGGATACTGTATTCCAGAACCCCAACGGCGGTTATATCAGGTGGTGCCGCGTTATATCCGGCCCGCACCATCGATTTGAGGGACCAACCAATGATCCGCGTGCCGCGCCCGAACATGGACGGTTTCACCATGGCCCTGGTGGCGACCGTCGGTCTGGCGACCGTGCTACCGGTGCAGGGGCAATTCGCCCAGGGCGTGCACTGGCTGGCGGAAGCTGCCATCGCGCTGCTGTTCTTCCTGCACGGCGCCCGGCTGCCGCGGGAGGAGGTGGTGGCGGGTATCGCGCACTGGCGGCTGCACCTGCTGATCTTCTGCCTGACCTTCGTCGCCTTTCCGCTGATCGGCTGGGCGGTGGTGGAAACGCTGCCGCACAGCCTGCTGCCGCCGGCGGTGGCCATCGGCGTGCAGTTCCTCTGCCTGTTGCCCTCCACCGTCCAGTCCTCCATCGCCTTCACCTCGATGGCGCGCGGCAACGTGGCGGCGGCGGTGTGCAGTTCGACCCTGTCCAACATCTCCGGCATCCTGATGACGCCGCTGCTGGTGGCGCTGTTCCTGAAGGTGCAGGGGTCGGCGCTGTCGCTCGACACGCTGGAGACGATCGCCGCGCAGCTTCTGCTGCCCTTCGTCGCCGGACAGCTTCTGCGGCGCTGGATCGGCGCCTGGGCGGCCCGGCACAGGACGATGCTGAAATTCACCGACCGCGGCTCGATCCTGCTGGTCGTCTATCTCGCCTTCAGCGAGGCGGTGGTGAACGGCCTGTGGCATCAGGTGCCGCCGGCGGCGCTCGGCATGGTGGTGCTGATCGACGGCGCCATCCTGGCGGCCTTCCTGATCGGCACGACCCTGCTCAGCCGCCGCCTGGGTTTCTCCCGCGCCGACGAGGCGGTGATCGTCTTCTGCGGGTCGAAGAAGTCGCTGGTCAGCGGCGTGCCGATGGCCGGCGTGCTGTTCGCCCCCGCCACCGCCGGTCTGGTGCTGCTGCCCGTGATGGTGTTCCACCAGATCCAGCTGATGGTCGGCGCCGTACTCGCCCGCCGCTATGCCGACGAGAGCGCGGCGAAGGACGAAGCCAGGGACGCCCTGCCGGCGACGTCGTGAGCGGGGCTATTCCTCCTCGCCCTCCGCAAACTCTCCCGTCGCGGCCATGATGGCGGCGCGCAGTTGGTCGGCCTTGGCCGGACCGGCAACCAGCTCCAGCAAGCGCAGGGCGTAGAACAGGGTGATCTCCGCCGTTTCCGCGTCTTCCGGGTCGCCGGCGGCATTGGGATACTGCGCCAGCAGCGCATGCGCCCGCACCAGCAGCCCCTTCTCCATCGACGCCATCGCGTCCTTCAGCGGCTCGTGCAGGCCCAGCGCCTCAGCCAGCCCTTCACAGCGGCGCAGGGCGCGGGCGTGATCCTCGGCTGCCTCCTGGGCGTTCTCGTCCACCGGGGCGGGACGGCCATCCTCGGCCGGGGCCGGGACGGCGGTCAGGATGCCGGCGGGTGCGGTGTCCAGCACGGTGCCGGCCACCATGGTCCGCACCGCCGCCTTCACCGCGTCCAGCCGCTCGCGATAGACAGGATCGGCCAGGAAATCCATGACGGCGGAGGTGGTGTTGACGCTGGCGACCAGCCGCTCGGCGATGGCGATGGCTTCCTCCGGCGCCATGGCGACGGCCGCCCGGTCCGGCCCGGCGCTGTAGCCGTTGCCGTCGAGCCTAGCCGAGCGCTCCTCCAGATTGGTGACGACCAGCCCGCTCAGCTGGGCGAAGATCACAGGCTGTTCGCGGCGCGCCTTGCCAAAATCCAGATCGCTCAGCACCGTCAGCAGGTCGGCCGGGCTCGCCATGCGCGAGGCCGCGACCAGCAGCAGGTAGTAGACCAGCCCGGTCGATTGCCGCGCCACCGCCTGGGCCGCCTGTTCGATGGCGACGACATGCCGGTCCTCCAGCACAGTCAGCGGCTTCGGCGCCAGCGCGTCCTTCAATGATTCGACCGTCAGCCCCATTTCCAGGAAGGCGGCGACGTCCAGCACCTGCCGCTTCATCTCCTCGTCGCCGTTCAGCACGCGCCACAGAGCCTGCCGGCCCGCGCCCTGCTCCACCGCAGCCCGGATCGCTTGGGCGGCCATCGGCCACAGCCGGCGCCCGATGTTGCGCAGGGCGTTCAGATTGCCGGGAGCGGTTTCCTGCACCTGCCGGTCGAGCTGGTCGATCAGGGCGGTGTCGCCGCACTCCGTCACCAGCCGCCACACCGGGTCGATCACCCGCCGCTCGATGCGGCCGAGCGGCACGTCGACACCGCCGAAGCTTTCCAACACATCCTCGAACGGCATGCACAGGACACGCTTCAGCGTCGGCCGGCGGCCGGGGCGCACCTGGACCAGACGCGGACGGATGGCGGCGAAGGTCTGGCGCACGTCCGGATGGTCGCGCACCCGCTCCAGCAGCCGGACCACCTCGATGAACTTCTCCTCGGGGATGTCGAACAGCCGGTTCTCCAGCCCCGGCAGGCGGTCGACCTTGCCCCGTTCCGCCGCCGCGCGCTCGATCATGGCGCGCGCGCCTTGACCGCCTCGATCCGGCGGATGGCGTCGATGTCCATCTGGCCGGTGCGCCAGTCCTCCAGCATGCGGACGGAACGGCGATGGGCCAGTTTGACCTGCTTGGAATCCTCGACGAAGTTGCGGCTCGACTCCCTGCGCGGCAGCAGCGGCAAGATGCGGAACAGGTCGTTGACGGCGGCGGCCTGCTGGTGATGGTCTTCCGCCTGCGCCATCTCCCAGGCGCCGGTGATGTGGCTCCAGCCGTCCAGCAGCCAGGCCATGCGGGCGGCCTGGGCCCGGATGCGGACGATCTCGCTCTCCCAATCGCGCATCAGCGGCCCGATGGCGTCGATCCGGCGGTGGAAGTCACCCATCACCGCGTCGCCGATGGCGATGGTGTGCTGCGCCACCTCCGCACAGAACTCCGCCACGGGGGCGGCATCGCTCGGCACGTCGCGCGCCCAACCGGTCATGCTGTCGCGAAACCCCTTCAGATCGTTCAGCCCGCGCGTCAACCGGCCGGGCCGAGGCGAGTGCGCCAGCCCCACCGGGGCGGCGACGACAGCGATGTCGGCCAGCCGGGCATAGAGCAGCGTGGCGTCCATGCGCAGGCTTTCCGCCGCGCGCGTCATCATCTGCCGGGTCAGCCGCTGACCCTCGTCGGTGTCGATGCCGGCCTTCAGCATCTCCGGCGATTCCAGCCCGACCGCCTTCAGGATCGCCAGAATCAGCAGGTAATGGGTGAGGGTGCCCTGCTCCTCGTCCTCGTCCAGCGCCCGGCGCGCGGCCTGCGCGGCTTTCGGCCCGGCAAGCCCGCGCCGCGCCGCCCTCAACGTCGCCCGCCGGATATCGTAGGGAGAGCAGGCCTCCTCCTTCACGATCAGATTGTGCAGGTAGCGGTCGTGCATGGTCATCGACACCATGTCCGGCACCGCTTTCCAGGCGACGACATAGATGCCCATGCCCTGCGACAGGCTGGGGATCAGCACCTCGAGCTTCGACCGCTCGCCGCGGCGCACGCGGGTCTGTGACAGCAGCGGCGTGGTGAAGGCCACCGCGGCTCCCCGCTCCTCGAAGGTCGATGGCGCGTATTCGATCGCACCTTTCAACATGACTGCCGTTCCGGAATCGCCTGCTCGTTCTCCTGCCGAAACCACGTCCCCATTCTGCGGGTCGCTCATTTCGGCCACGCCCATATTATTACATAGTCGTAAGAAATACGGCGGCGACCAATTTGTTCTGAATTGTAGCGCCGTGCGACGGCCTGTCGCACTTGGCAACAGTCCACCCGACAAGCCCGGGCCTGTCCATAAGGTTTTGTCCTAAGCTTGCTTGCCCGAAGCTTGGGTATTACCGCAAAGCGGCGGAATTTATGCAGGAAACTTTATGAAGATCAGAGGAAATCTTCGAACACGCAAGCCCTGCAATGCTGCCGCGCGACAGCCCTTGCGCTTTGCGCGGCGACGCGACAGTTTGGGTGAAGGTTACACCGCCAACATGGGAGACGCAGAGGGTGAGCAACATCGGCATCGTGCTCGGACGGTTCCACCGCAAAGAGGTGGAAGAGATGCTGGACGAGGCGCGCACCGTCGCCGCCAGCCGTGGCCTCGGTATCGTGGCGGAGGTCTGGGTTCCCGGCTCGATGGAAAAGCCGCTGGCGATCAAGCGCCTGCTGATGCGCGACGACGTCGCCGGCGCGGTGGCGCTGGGCATCATCGAGCGGGGCGAGACCGAACACGGCAACGTCATGGGACATGCGGTCATCAGCAGCCTGATCGACCTCCAGCTTCAGTTCATGAAGCCGGTCGGCGTCGGCATCCTCGGGCCGGGCATCAACCCGTCGCAGATCCCGCCGCGCATCCGCCCCTACGCCGCCGCCGCGGTGAACGCCTGCGCCGACCTGATCGAGCAGGGCTGACGTTTCTTATGCTCCGGCGGGGCGCCACCGGTGCACCACATGCATCGCCCCGCCGAACAGCAGGCCCCAGAAGGCCGACCCGACCCCGAAGAAGGACAGGCCCGATGCAGTCACCAGCAGCGTGACCAGGGCGGGAATCCGCTCTTCCTCCGCCTGCACCGCCGCCAGCAGCGAGCCGCCGAAAGCGCCGATCAGCGCCAGCCCGGCCACCGCCTCGATCAGGATCGGCGGGGAGCGGGTGACCAACGTCGCGGTGATCGCCGCCAGCGCCGTCAGCGCGATGTAGCCGAAACCGCCAGTGACAGCGGCCTGCCAGCGCCGCTCCGGCCGGGGATCGGCATCGGGGCCGGCGCACATGGCCGCGGTGATTGCCGCCAGATTGACGGTCGGCGCCCCGAACGGTGCGGTCAGGGCCGAGGCGAAGCCGGTCGCCAGGAAGGCCGGCGGCACCCGCGGCGTGTAGCCGAAGGTCGCCAGCACCGCCAGGCCGGGGATGTTCTGCGACGCCATGGTGACGACGAAAAGCGGCAGGGCCAGGCCGACCAGCGCCTCCCAGGTGAAGGCCGGGGCGACCAGCGACAGCGTCGGCCAGGGATCGGCCGGCAGCGCACCAGAGACCGGCGGATTCATCGCCATCGCCGCCAGCGCCACCGCGACCGCCGCCGGCACCGCATAGAGCCGGGCGACGCGCCCGACCACCGCCCAGGTCGCCAGCACCAGCAACCCCAACCCCGGCGCCTGCCCGATCGCCATGAAGGGCGCCAGGCACAGCTTCAGCAGCAGCCCGGCCAGCATGCCGTTGGCGAGTGGCTTCGGGATCGCCCCGATCCAGCGTCCGAGCGGCCGCCACAGCCCCGCCACCATGATCAGCGCGCCCACCGTCAGGAAGGCCCCCACCGCCGCCGGAAAACCGCCGGCCACCGGGCCGGTCGCCGCCAGCAGCGCCATACCCGGCGTCGTCCAGGCGACGCTGATCGGCTTGCGCTGCGTCCAGGCCAGCCAGATCGCCGACAGCCCCATGGAGAAGCCGACGGCCACCAGCCCGGAGGTGATCTGCGCCGTATCGGCCCCGACCGCCGCCAGCCCCTGGATCACCACCGCGACCGAACTGGCATAACCGACCAGCGCCACCAGCCCGCCGGTGGCGAGCGCCGAGGGCGACAGGCCGCGGCCCGGAGCGGTGGAAACGGTCTGCTCGGCGGATGACGAGCCGGTCATGGCCGGTCCTTTCGCATGCATGGACAGGAGAGGACTCGACAGGTAAATTGGATCCAATATCCAGGCAAGCGTTTTCTCACCTCTCAGGCCGCCCTATGCCCCACTCCACCGACAGCCCCGCTCCCGACCTGACCGTGCTGATCGCGCGCAACCGGCCGCGCTTCCGCACCGCGACCGAATTCGTCGAGGCGGCGATGCGCGAGGCGATCCTTGAGGGGGCCCTTCCGGCCGGCGCCCCGTTGCGGCAGGAGGATCTCGCCGCCGCCTTCGGCGTCAGCCGCATGCCGGTGCGCGAGGCGCTACGCCAGTTGGAGGCCCGCGCCCTGGTGGAGTTCCATCCCCACCGGGGCGCCGTGGTGGCGGAGATCTCGGCGGAGGATTCGGCGGACATTGGCGCCATCCGGGCGGCGCTGGAACCAGCGGCACTGCGGCTGTCGCTGCCGCATCTGACGGCGGACGATTTCGCTCTGGCCGCCGACCTGATCACGGAGATGGATGCCGAGGCCGATCCCGGCCGGCCAGGAGAGCGGATGGGGGAATTGAATCGGCGCTTCCACATGACGCTCTACGCCCGCGCCGGCCGGCCGCGCCTGCTGGCGCTGGTGGAACAGCATCTGGCCGCCGCCGACCGCTATCTGCGCTTCCAGTTCTCGGCGCTCGGCTACCATCCGCGCTCCCAGGACGAGCATCACGCCCTGCTGGCGGCCTGCCGCGCCGGCGATACGGAGGGCGCCTGCGACATCGTGGTCCGCCATGTCATGCAGGCGGCGGAACAGCTGAGCGCCTTCCTGGACGGGCGGGGCTGAGAGGGCGGCGTGCCCCCTTCCTGCCCCGCCCTTCAGGACGCTCCCAGCAATTCGCCCAGGGCGTGGCCGAGCTGGCGCGGCGTCACCGGCTTGTGGATGATGCCCAGCCCATGGGCGGCAGCATCGCGCTCGCACTCGGGACCGGTCTCGCCGGTCAGAATCAGGCCGGGGATCGGGCCAGAGACAGAAGGATTGCCGGGGTTGTCGTACAGCGCGCGGATGCGGGCCACCGCCTCGGTGCCATAGCGGCCTTCGCGCAGGCGGTAATCGGCGACGATCAGATCCGGGCGGCGGCCCATGCGGCTCAACCCCTCCACCGCCTTCTGGGCCGAGCCGGCGACCAGCACCTCATAGCCCCATTCGCGGAAGATCGTCTCCAGCCCCAGCAGAACGATGGCGTCGTCGTCCACCACCACGGCGAAGCGCCCGCGGCCGGCGGTCGCCGCCTCCGCCGCGGTCGCCGCCAACTCGACCGCGCGGCCGACCGGCAGCGCGATGACGAAGCTGGTTCCCTGCCCCGGCTTCGAGGTGACGTCCACCGGATGGTTCAGCAGCAAGGATAGCCGCCGCACGATGGCCAATCCCAGACCGAGCCCGCGGTTGCGGTCGCGCTCCGGGTTGCCAACCTGATGGAACTCCTCCCAGATGCTCTCCAGATGATCGGGCGGAATGCCGATGCCGGTGTCGCGCACCTCGATCAGCAGCCGCCCGCCGGCCCGCCGGCATTCGATGTCGATCCGGCCGCTCTCGGTGTAGCGCAGGGCGTTTTCCACCAGATTGCGCACCATGCGGGTCAGCAGGGTGCGGTCGGTGCGGGCGGCGGCATTGCAGGAAAGAACGTGCAGTTCCAGCCCCTTGGCCGCTGCCACTGGCCGGTAGGAAGCGGCGATGTGGTCGAACAGCGGCATGATCGACACGTTTTCGATGTTCGGCTGGACCACGCCGGCATCCAGCCGCGACATGTCGAGCAGGCTGTCCAGCAGCTCCTTCAGCGCGTCCAGCCCGCGGCCCAGATGCATCAGCGCGTTGGCGCCCTGGCTACCCTGCACATGCGGCTTCAGCACGTCGACGAACAGCAGCAGCGCCTGAAGCGGCTGGCGCAGATCGTGGCTGGCGGCAGCCAGGAACTTGCCCTTGGCGAGGTCGGCAGCCTCCGCAGTCTCCTTCGCCTGCAACAACGCCTGCTGCGCCTGCCGGCGGGCGGTGATGTCGCGGAAATAGACCGAAAGGCCGTCGGAACTGGGATAGATGCTGGCCTCCACCCAGTTGCCCATGGTGGGAGACACCACCTCGATAGTCATTTCCCGGCCTTCGCGGACCGCCTGCTTCTGCGCCTCGAAAGCTTCGCTGCCCAGCACCTTGGGGAAGGCCTCCCAGACAAGGCGGCCCAGCAGGGTGTCGCGCGACCGGCCCCAGACCTGCTCGGCCTTGCGGTTGATGTAGGTGAAGCGCCACTGGTGATCGACCGCATAGAAGGCGTCGCTGATGCTTTCCAAAATCTTCACCGCCCGCTCGTGCGAGGCGCGGGCTTCCTCTTCCGCCCGCTTGCGCATGGTGATGTCGCGGAAGAAACAGCCCACCCCCTCCGGCGTCGGCAGGAAGCGGACCTCCAGCCACAGGGTGGTATCCTCGCCGTCGAACCGCTTTTCGATGGCGGTCGGCTGCCGTTCGTTCATCGTCCTGCGGCACAGCGTCTCCAGATCAGCCCCGGCGAACTGCGGCCACACCTCCCACAGCCGGCGGCCGCGCATCGCCGACAGCGACTGGTGGTCGAGCTGCTCGGCGCGACGGTTCTGGTAGATGACGCGGTAATCGCCATCCAGCGCCACCAGAGCCTCGTCGATGCTGTCCAGAATGTCGGTCGCGCGCCGCCGCGCGTCGGCGATGGCCTCCTCGATCCGCCGCTCGTCGGAGCGGTCGTGCAGGATCCACAGGAATCCCTCCTCGTCACCCTGGAGCGGCAGGATGGTCAGCGCGGCCCAGACGGTGAAGCCGTTCCGGTGGCAAAAGCTGCGCTCTTCCTGGACTCGGCCCTCGGCCAGCGCGCGAAGCCGCAGCGCGTCGGGCATGCCGGCGGCGGCCTCCTCCGGCGGAAACAGAATGTCGACCGGCTGGCCCCGCGCCTCCTCCTCCGTCCAGCCCAGGATGCGGACGGCACCGGGGTTCCAGCTGGTCATCCGGCCGTCCGGAGCCAGGGTGAGGATGGCGTGACCGACGGCGCTGTCCAGAATTGCGCGCAGCCGCCTTTCGCTGTCGGCGTGGGCGGCGCGGCTGCGCTCCAGCGCGCTGAAAGCGCTGCGCAGATCCTCGTTCAACGCCGTAACCGTCAGCAGGTCGTCGCAACTGGTGGAGGAGGCGGACAGTGCCGACTGGAGCCGGGCATTCTCCTCCTCCAATACCGCCAGCCTTGCCCGCAGCTCCGCCTCCGATTGGGCAGGCCGGTCCCACCCGTCTCCCGTTCGGTCGTCGGCGGGCTCATTCGGGACGGACTTCTGTTTGGTCATAGGCGCCCAAAGAGAAATAAAAATCTCGAACGTCGAGAGTGCGCAATGCCTAAAGCCGCTGTAAACC
The sequence above is a segment of the Azospirillum sp. TSH100 genome. Coding sequences within it:
- a CDS encoding GntR family transcriptional regulator; this encodes MPHSTDSPAPDLTVLIARNRPRFRTATEFVEAAMREAILEGALPAGAPLRQEDLAAAFGVSRMPVREALRQLEARALVEFHPHRGAVVAEISAEDSADIGAIRAALEPAALRLSLPHLTADDFALAADLITEMDAEADPGRPGERMGELNRRFHMTLYARAGRPRLLALVEQHLAAADRYLRFQFSALGYHPRSQDEHHALLAACRAGDTEGACDIVVRHVMQAAEQLSAFLDGRG
- a CDS encoding 6,7-dimethyl-8-ribityllumazine synthase, producing the protein MSNIGIVLGRFHRKEVEEMLDEARTVAASRGLGIVAEVWVPGSMEKPLAIKRLLMRDDVAGAVALGIIERGETEHGNVMGHAVISSLIDLQLQFMKPVGVGILGPGINPSQIPPRIRPYAAAAVNACADLIEQG
- a CDS encoding benzoate/H(+) symporter BenE family transporter, encoding MTGSSSAEQTVSTAPGRGLSPSALATGGLVALVGYASSVAVVIQGLAAVGADTAQITSGLVAVGFSMGLSAIWLAWTQRKPISVAWTTPGMALLAATGPVAGGFPAAVGAFLTVGALIMVAGLWRPLGRWIGAIPKPLANGMLAGLLLKLCLAPFMAIGQAPGLGLLVLATWAVVGRVARLYAVPAAVAVALAAMAMNPPVSGALPADPWPTLSLVAPAFTWEALVGLALPLFVVTMASQNIPGLAVLATFGYTPRVPPAFLATGFASALTAPFGAPTVNLAAITAAMCAGPDADPRPERRWQAAVTGGFGYIALTALAAITATLVTRSPPILIEAVAGLALIGAFGGSLLAAVQAEEERIPALVTLLVTASGLSFFGVGSAFWGLLFGGAMHVVHRWRPAGA
- a CDS encoding PAS domain-containing protein, translating into MTKQKSVPNEPADDRTGDGWDRPAQSEAELRARLAVLEEENARLQSALSASSTSCDDLLTVTALNEDLRSAFSALERSRAAHADSERRLRAILDSAVGHAILTLAPDGRMTSWNPGAVRILGWTEEEARGQPVDILFPPEEAAAGMPDALRLRALAEGRVQEERSFCHRNGFTVWAALTILPLQGDEEGFLWILHDRSDERRIEEAIADARRRATDILDSIDEALVALDGDYRVIYQNRRAEQLDHQSLSAMRGRRLWEVWPQFAGADLETLCRRTMNERQPTAIEKRFDGEDTTLWLEVRFLPTPEGVGCFFRDITMRKRAEEEARASHERAVKILESISDAFYAVDHQWRFTYINRKAEQVWGRSRDTLLGRLVWEAFPKVLGSEAFEAQKQAVREGREMTIEVVSPTMGNWVEASIYPSSDGLSVYFRDITARRQAQQALLQAKETAEAADLAKGKFLAAASHDLRQPLQALLLFVDVLKPHVQGSQGANALMHLGRGLDALKELLDSLLDMSRLDAGVVQPNIENVSIMPLFDHIAASYRPVAAAKGLELHVLSCNAAARTDRTLLTRMVRNLVENALRYTESGRIDIECRRAGGRLLIEVRDTGIGIPPDHLESIWEEFHQVGNPERDRNRGLGLGLAIVRRLSLLLNHPVDVTSKPGQGTSFVIALPVGRAVELAATAAEAATAGRGRFAVVVDDDAIVLLGLETIFREWGYEVLVAGSAQKAVEGLSRMGRRPDLIVADYRLREGRYGTEAVARIRALYDNPGNPSVSGPIPGLILTGETGPECERDAAAHGLGIIHKPVTPRQLGHALGELLGAS
- a CDS encoding bile acid:sodium symporter family protein, yielding MIRVPRPNMDGFTMALVATVGLATVLPVQGQFAQGVHWLAEAAIALLFFLHGARLPREEVVAGIAHWRLHLLIFCLTFVAFPLIGWAVVETLPHSLLPPAVAIGVQFLCLLPSTVQSSIAFTSMARGNVAAAVCSSTLSNISGILMTPLLVALFLKVQGSALSLDTLETIAAQLLLPFVAGQLLRRWIGAWAARHRTMLKFTDRGSILLVVYLAFSEAVVNGLWHQVPPAALGMVVLIDGAILAAFLIGTTLLSRRLGFSRADEAVIVFCGSKKSLVSGVPMAGVLFAPATAGLVLLPVMVFHQIQLMVGAVLARRYADESAAKDEARDALPATS